Below is a genomic region from Primulina eburnea isolate SZY01 chromosome 9, ASM2296580v1, whole genome shotgun sequence.
taatttttacatCAAACATATTGATTTAActgcaaaaatatcatttttataattTGTATAATAAACAagtcaaattattaatttttatttcaaatatattgaTTTTCCTCCTAAAGTATTTCACCTAATCTCAAGTCAAATATTTTttgctattttaagtaatttactGCCCAAATTACGTACtaaaaagaaatacaatatttgattagtttatttaaattttctaaaaataaaattggttgagttttaaaaatctatatatatatatatatatatatatatatatatatatataaaagcagagttgTTTCTAAATTTAGTAAGTTTCCGCCTAAATGACATtctaaaaaatgaaataaacgAAAAATGttgtaatatatattataataaatgtctaaaaatatttaattcattattaAAACTGTATATTAATGTTTGTATGTATAACTGCTTGAAAATTGAATCTTTCTTAGAAATTACAAATCAAATTAAATtacatttcaaatttcaaatccagaaataaaatttcattcTGGAAATTATAAACCAAATTTAAATCgttattcaaaatttaaatatgaattctgaaattttgaaaCATGTTTCAAAAATTGTGCTCCgctgaaattattttattaatttaaaattaatgacacatatatatagatgtaaagttattataattaaaaaatttcatctatattttagatgaactatttttaatttgttttatttttgagatctaatatatttatttcaatgatagtataaaatcatttttttcttCAATATATTAACTTTAATCTTAGACCAACAATTCTCGAATTATTAtagattattaaaaaataatcgtaagtcaatttaatataaactatcatttttattatttttttattcatgcaaaataatataaacaagaaaacattgttaattaacatatttagaattaaaatatatgtatgGAATTTGACATAGTTAACATGCAAATTTTGTTTGTTAAATTACTTCAAGGCCAAAATTGATTATGGAGTTGTTAGTAGGCTATTATTAATAATTcatgttaaataaatttatattaaataccaATTACTATTTTTTTATACTTGAATAAATTTATCTTGTGAGTTATCATTATAAATGTTTCTTTTAGAATTAGTACTTTATCTCCAACGTAGATCATTCTCTTGAATTATGCAATGACACTAGATTGATCGTGACAAGGATCGGAAACCATGTCTGGAAGGAAAATTTCTTACTGGAAGTAATGCATGTCATAAAGTGTTTATTCCAATAATGTCATTGACGTCTTCTTATCTAAGACTTCcttttaaatttcaacaaaGATAGTTCAGTATTCTTTGATTGTATTATATTCAATGATAATCAACGAAAGTCAGGGGCAATCATTGTCTCATATAGGACTTTTTTTAAATAACTCTGTTTTTAGTCATGGTCAGTCGTACATTGCTGTATCCAGAGTTATGAATCCTAAGAGtctaaaaattttgatatgtgATAGTGATAGCAACCCGAAAAATTCAACAACAAAGGttatatttaagaaagtttttcaaaattagtaatttcttttttgttttctaattgtatgatctataatccatttagtttatttgtattttaatttagattatttattgaaattaaaacCACATTAAAAATTTGTatcatgtttatcattttattttgttacagttattgttttctacatggcacataaatttatatgtgaATACAATATAATTGATAAACACATTATGTCATGTCATTCATTGTCTAATACAAAcgtgatattaattttcagcCAAAATACAAAAATGGCTTTTTTATTCAGTAATTCATTGTTAAgatctatatatatatgaaaacaataaatatttcaCTTTGATAAAAAGTCAAGTTATAGAGAAAGTAAACAAATTATCGTATACACTAATTTTAATAATcaattagataaaataattgtccgtgcatcgcacgggtgAAAAACTAGTTTGTATAATAAACAagtcaaattattaatttttatttcaaatatattgaTTTTCCTCCTAAAGTATTTCACCTAATCTCGAGCATATGTAAGAaggaatattttaaaattttatttttatattaattaattttgaatAAATCGAACAATTTTACCCTAAGTTTCGTTCAATTGATTGTGAATCGACGCAAGAAGATTTGGGTGGATTTTGaagatttttaaaaatcaattttaggGTTCTTCTCATTCATTCGCTGTTACCGAAAAGAAAAGGGGGTTTCGGAATTGGGTGGTTGGTTTCCTCTGCTAATTCTCCTCTACTCTTTCCTGTtaaattcctttaaaccaataTCTTGATTGCCACTGATGTTTGTGTCCTCGTCCTGTTTCATCCCAAGTTAATTTACACCAAATTGATTTTGTTATACTGAGTAGCTTATGCATTTATTTAGTCACGAGAAAGCAGAGCACATGTTCTATTATTTGCCTGAAAAACCCAAATTGTTGCTTTCAGGAATGTTTATGCCAAAGTTTAATATGTGGCGGCTTTATGATGGCTGGAATGAGATTGTGAGAATTCAGAAGTTCCGCCGAATGGTTTCTTACGCTGGGTTTTTCGGCTTCACTGCTCTCATCAGCTATGCCTACACTAACAATACGTGAGTTTATCGCATATGTTGGATCCTTTGTTTGTCTGCTTTTATTTGAATATCTATTTTATGGTTGGGTTTTGGTTTCTATTCCGGAAAGTCTGGTTAAAGTTTGATGGGATATCATTGTTTTATctatttctttgtttttttggTATAATCAGGACTAGAGCTGGATTCTCAAGAGCAGACCAATTCTATGCATCTTATCCGGCTGGGACTGAGCTTCTCGTAGACACTACTAAGGTCAGTTAGTTAAATTATTCGGATGTGTTGTGGATTATAAACCATAAAATGTTCTTGTTTTTTTACCCATTTTTAGTGGCATGTAGTCGGTGATACGTTTCTTGGGATTGGAGATTTCATCGATCTCTGGAGATAAAATTAGAATTTGAGACCGATGAGTGTTAAATTGTTGGAATGTTTGTATGTATCGAAAACCAGGGAGGCGGGGAtgaaaatgaaggattcaaTTGAATAAATTGATCATGGGCATCTATCTTTTGTACATAAGTAAGACCAGTGCATGGTTATGCAGAAACTCGGTCAGACAACATGCATGGTGACAAATAAAAATCAGAAAAATAGATAATTGGTAAGACTGGTAAGAAATTTTGTTGTGCGTAAATCTAAGCCCTTTGAGTTTCTTTTGATTGGTTTAACTGGGTTTTATTAGTTTGTGATGTGGTGTTGATTTGGCAGAATATATTGAATTAATGTATGAATTAGACTGAACCTGCTTGATCAATTTTGATTGTCTTCAACCTGATGCCAGTACTTTTCTCCTAAAGCATAAATGTGCGCTCTTTCCTTATTTTCATCTAGAATTTCCCGTGCTCTTTGCTTCActaaaattttaaatgggcTTTTGCTCTATATTATAGTCATGcaattccaaatttcttttttcAAGCTGATGTTCTCTTGAAATTTTGATTCGCTAACAGCTATACAAAGTTGCGCTCGGGAATTGCTTTGAAATAGAGGAGTGGGGACCGATTGAATGGTGCATTTTGGCTAAGCATTTTGAACGCCAAGGAAAATCTCCATATGCGTATCATGCTGTAAGCTGGTTACGTGTTACAGTCAGTCTGTTTCATATTGTTTTCATAGCCTTTGCTCTTAATTATTTTGTGACAATTCTAGCAGATTTCAATTAATGAAGTATGAAAAGTAATGAGTAGTTTGCATTTGTTCTATTTTCGTATCCGAAGGATCTGTATAGTGTCGCTTTCAACCTGGTATTAGCATTAGTTGAGAGggaatatgattaaaaaaaaccATGAATATTATGAATCTAGGCATGCTTGTATGCTGTACTACAATGTATTCGGATTACCAAACAATCATAGCATATGTGAAGTTAAAATTGTGATTGTTGTATGTCATGTGAAGAAATGCAGCAATATAGAATATCTATTGAGATTTGGATAAAACCAAGTGTTGTTGGGGGAGATTTTGTTTTTTCTCCTGATTTAACGAGTTTTTTCCTAAGCAATGGGTTTGGTGTCTGTTACATTCCACATCTTACGATTAATTGATTGAATTACAATTGAATTATGAGGTCAGGGTGTTGGAGATTTACTTGAATTACTGCATTTTTTTTACCTCTTTAAGTTGTTCGATATGTCGTCAACACTGTCGTTTTTTGTGGTTTTGTAGCAATACATGGCGCACCTTGCCTCGCAAGGGCAGCTCGATGGAAGTGGCTAGGTGAGTGGCACTAATTATTTATAGATACAATTCGAAATCTCACGCTTGAAGAATTACTACTCTATTAACGACAATTTCGGATGAAAGAAAGTACTAAAAATAGTCGCCTTTATAGGATTGGAACGCAATACCATTGTTCAACAATTTCTCTTATCTAGTGTGGAATACAATACCGCATTGTAATTTGCATTGAGCCTCAAGGCTTGTAGTTAATTCTAATGTACCCATCATTGGTAATAATTGTTAGAATTTTAGTTATAGTTTTGTTACATGAAATTtcgaaaaaatatattatgttagatcataatataataaataatagaaTGTAAAATTTACCATTAAATTACAACCAAAACCATAATTCACTACCAAAAAATGGTTGGATTAGCGATGGTTATAGGATTAACCGTTATTAATATAGCGACGATTTTTGTTAAACAGCTGCTTACTAAAGTAAGCGACGGTTTATCATAAAACCGTCGCCTACTAAAGTAAACGAAGGTTTatcataaaaccgtcgctaatattgcgaTTATACGAACAAACCCATCGACATTTTGTGCGACGAGTTTTTTGACCGTCGTCTTTGGCGACGTTTATATTCAAGTCCGTCGCCATATTAGGTGACATGTTTTTACCTGTCGCCATGTGCGACGGTATAATACAAGACCGTCGCAATATTCGGTGATGGTTTTTGtataccgtcgctattagcgacagtttttgacTACCGTCGCCGACCGAATTAAGTCCGCCGCCATAGTAGGCGACGGTATAATACAAGATCGTCGCAATATCCGGTGACGGTTTTTGtagaatagcgacggttttattaaactCTGGAGATTTCTTCCGTTGAAATTTCTCTGTTATAGCATCAACCGTCTCATTCAAACTCTGGAGATTGCTAGGGAAACAACCACAATTTGTGTTATGCCATCTGCATTGGTTATAGTTATAACATCAACCACTTTATCAAAAAATCGTAGGGTTCATATGTTACATATACATTATATTAACATCTACGTTCTTCcacatttattttaatattacatTCATTATTTGTGAGTCTCACCGTGCActtattcttttgtatttttattgtacATTAATCAAATacgtttttaattttaaatgattattattattatttaaaataaataatatagtttttattaCTTAAAGCAaatttatattgttttatgagtgtaatttatttaaaattaaatttttatgataACTTTGAAATGGAAAAGTACGAGGAAAAAAATACACGTACGTACAAATAAAACCAGATACAAAATTTGTTGgaataagttttaaaaaatgaaaaaaacaaattcaaaattttaaaaccatTTCAAACCGCTACGGCAACCCCCGGTTCCTTGAAACCGCCGGTTCTTTGAaacaaatatttgatattattttatGTGTTTTTTATTTACAATATCCAAAGCTAAAAGGTTGCTGAATTCAACTTTGGTGAACCCAGAAACCCTAATTTGGTCCTCCAAGCCTCCAGTGAAAAAGATTGAAGCTTTTATCTGATTTATCCGAACCCAGTGACCGAAGAATTCAAGGAACAAACTATGGCAAAATCAATGAGATCGAAGAGGGAGAAGAGGCTGAGAGCCATAAGGAGAGATTTGGTTGAGCCATTTTACGACAAGAAAGAAGCCGCCAAGCTTGCTGTCCAGGAAGCTGCCCTCGCCGCCCCCAAGCTTCCCGTCAAGGCTTCTCCTGCCGCCGAGGCCATGGATGTCACCGCCGAGGCCATCACTTCTGTTGCTAAAGATGATGACGACGGTACATTATCGTTTCCCTTCGTACTTTTGTGGGTTTTTATTTTCCTCTCGTTTTGCATTGAATCTGTCGTTACGTTTCTTTAACTCATGTATATATtctattttgatttattttctGTTTTGCTTTGTCTGTATTTTGTTATTGGTTCTGTATTTCAGACGTGCAATTGCTGTTTTAGAGTTTGATTTGCTACAACTTTTGAGTATTTATGAGCTACAAAGCTGTTTACCTCACCATCCTCACTCGTAGTAAAGCAGAATTCTGTGTCTTTTCTATGCTAGGGGATATATTTGATCCATTCAGTGTTTGAAGAATTCTGTGTTTTTTCTAGGCTAGCTGATATATTTGATTTGTTGATTATTATTGGTTTAGTTCTCAAGTGGCTAATCGTTTGGAGGTGGACACAATCCTACTATGATCCCAGCCCCATGTATATCAGCAGGAATGGCGAGGAAGGACCTTGCAAAATCTAGTGCTGAAATTCGATTTTATGCAAATGTTCATTGTCATCCATTTGGTTGCACGGTTGCACAAGTCTAGAGTCGAGTCATTATACACTGGattgattattaaaataaagaagcTTTATTGTCTGCAATCTCTATTGGCATTCATAAAACGATGTTCTAATCTTTCCACTGCTGGATGGCAGATATGGGGATGGCTTATGGCAATCAAAGCTCAAAGTTTTTGAAACCTATTGGGAAGAAGCTAAAAAGGAAGATCAAGATTTCCAAAAGGAAACATCACGGAAAGGGCAAGATTAGGCGCAAGCATAATGTGTAATGCTGCTGTGTTTTAATTAGTGGAGATCTTTCGCTGTGGTTAACCTCTTCTGCTAGTAGCATTGTGATCATTTGATGCTATTAATTTAAGTTCAACCTTGTAAGTAACCTCAGTGGCAGCTTACTCAAAGACATGATATAGTTTTTGTAGAGCCT
It encodes:
- the LOC140841104 gene encoding uncharacterized protein, which translates into the protein MAKSMRSKREKRLRAIRRDLVEPFYDKKEAAKLAVQEAALAAPKLPVKASPAAEAMDVTAEAITSVAKDDDDDMGMAYGNQSSKFLKPIGKKLKRKIKISKRKHHGKGKIRRKHNV
- the LOC140841103 gene encoding uncharacterized protein isoform X1, with amino-acid sequence MFVSSSCFIPRMFMPKFNMWRLYDGWNEIVRIQKFRRMVSYAGFFGFTALISYAYTNNTTRAGFSRADQFYASYPAGTELLVDTTKLYKVALGNCFEIEEWGPIEWCILAKHFERQGKSPYAYHAQYMAHLASQGQLDGSG
- the LOC140841103 gene encoding uncharacterized protein isoform X2 — protein: MFMPKFNMWRLYDGWNEIVRIQKFRRMVSYAGFFGFTALISYAYTNNTTRAGFSRADQFYASYPAGTELLVDTTKLYKVALGNCFEIEEWGPIEWCILAKHFERQGKSPYAYHAQYMAHLASQGQLDGSG